The following proteins are co-located in the Dehalococcoides mccartyi 195 genome:
- the ftsH gene encoding ATP-dependent zinc metalloprotease FtsH — MNSNWKRSTIIYIVMLVAIIAIFSFLVPNSQKPEEVPLSQIITLSQEHKIAEITVDSENIEVTTTDGTKLSTVKEYIASIYDIEGLDLTDVKVNIQPAGGLDWGTMILTYLPFLIFGGLLIFIFTQARGANNQAVSFGRSKAKLFNMDKPTITFANVAGVDEAKQEVGEVVEFLKSREKFQALGARIPKGILLIGPPGTGKTLLAKAIAGEAGVPFFSISGSEFVEMFVGVGASRVRDLFDQAKKNAPCIIFIDEIDAVGRQRGAGLGGGHDEREQTLNQILVEMDGFDTDTSVIVIAATNRPDILDPALLRPGRFDRRVVLDKPDITGREAILKIHAKGKPLADTVNLENLAKQTVGFSGADLANLLNEAAILAARKNRKVVETEDLEESIDRVIAGPERKSRRISTQEKEVTAYHETGHGLVLRLVQGADPVHKISIVARGMTLGHTRQLPNEDRYLMTRSQFKAMMAGLLAGYVAEELTFKELSTGASDDLRRATDIAHKMVTSYGMSDKLGPRTFGNKEEMVFLGREISEQKDYGEKVADMIDEEVRGLIEEAHQKAKTILTENKNRLKFIAEKLFEKETLEGAELENLFVGEFPVSESA, encoded by the coding sequence ATGAATTCAAATTGGAAACGCAGCACCATTATTTATATCGTGATGCTGGTGGCTATCATAGCAATCTTTTCGTTTCTGGTGCCGAACTCCCAGAAACCGGAGGAAGTGCCTCTGAGCCAGATAATAACCCTGTCTCAGGAACACAAGATTGCCGAAATTACAGTTGACAGTGAAAATATAGAGGTAACTACCACTGACGGCACAAAACTGTCCACCGTAAAGGAATACATTGCCAGTATTTACGACATTGAAGGCCTGGACCTGACTGATGTCAAGGTAAATATCCAGCCGGCAGGCGGACTGGACTGGGGCACTATGATTCTTACCTATCTGCCCTTCCTGATATTCGGCGGCCTGCTCATCTTCATCTTTACCCAGGCCAGGGGCGCCAACAATCAGGCCGTCTCTTTCGGCCGCTCCAAGGCCAAGCTCTTTAATATGGACAAGCCCACCATTACCTTTGCCAACGTGGCCGGGGTAGACGAAGCCAAACAGGAAGTAGGCGAAGTAGTAGAGTTCCTGAAATCCCGTGAAAAGTTTCAGGCGCTGGGTGCCCGCATTCCCAAAGGTATTTTGCTGATAGGCCCCCCCGGTACGGGTAAAACTTTGCTGGCCAAGGCTATTGCCGGAGAAGCCGGAGTTCCCTTCTTCTCTATAAGCGGCTCCGAGTTTGTAGAAATGTTTGTGGGCGTGGGTGCTTCCAGGGTGCGTGATTTGTTTGACCAGGCTAAAAAGAATGCCCCCTGCATTATCTTTATAGACGAAATAGATGCTGTCGGACGCCAGCGCGGTGCCGGACTGGGCGGCGGGCATGACGAACGCGAACAGACCCTTAACCAGATACTGGTGGAAATGGACGGGTTTGATACCGATACCAGCGTAATAGTTATTGCGGCTACCAACCGCCCTGATATCCTTGACCCCGCCCTGCTCCGCCCCGGCCGTTTTGACCGCAGAGTAGTGCTGGACAAACCGGATATAACCGGGCGTGAAGCCATACTGAAAATACATGCCAAGGGCAAACCCCTGGCAGATACGGTTAATCTGGAAAATCTGGCTAAGCAAACAGTCGGCTTTTCGGGTGCGGACCTGGCTAACCTTCTTAACGAGGCCGCCATACTGGCTGCCCGCAAGAACCGCAAAGTGGTTGAGACCGAAGACCTTGAAGAGTCCATTGACCGGGTTATTGCCGGGCCGGAACGCAAGAGCCGCCGCATAAGCACCCAGGAAAAAGAGGTCACCGCCTACCACGAAACCGGACACGGGCTGGTGCTTCGGCTGGTACAGGGGGCTGACCCTGTTCACAAAATATCCATTGTGGCCAGAGGCATGACCCTGGGGCATACCCGCCAGCTACCCAACGAAGACCGCTACCTGATGACCCGCTCCCAGTTCAAGGCCATGATGGCCGGGCTGCTGGCCGGGTATGTAGCGGAGGAGCTGACCTTTAAAGAACTTTCCACCGGTGCTTCAGATGACCTGCGCCGGGCTACCGATATTGCCCACAAGATGGTCACCAGCTATGGTATGAGTGACAAACTGGGGCCGCGCACCTTTGGCAACAAAGAAGAAATGGTTTTTTTGGGGCGTGAGATATCCGAACAGAAAGACTACGGCGAAAAAGTAGCCGATATGATTGACGAAGAAGTCCGCGGGCTGATTGAAGAAGCCCATCAAAAGGCTAAAACTATACTCACCGAAAATAAAAACCGTCTTAAGTTCATTGCCGAGAAGTTGTTTGAAAAAGAAACCCTGGAAGGGGCTGAACTGGAAAACCTGTTTGTAGGTGAGTTTCCCGTATCTGAATCCGCCTGA